From Synchiropus splendidus isolate RoL2022-P1 chromosome 10, RoL_Sspl_1.0, whole genome shotgun sequence, the proteins below share one genomic window:
- the fgf9 gene encoding fibroblast growth factor 4, which yields MRVLLLLLLMKAGAERLWRFHLRHSLRAPAPPPGSASGLTQLLLYCRVGIGFHLQILPDGSVAGVHRPDQYCHLKVSSVSRGTVGIRGEASGLFLCLNKEGGAYGSVTFTDDCQLRENLEENLYTTYASHPGVYLALSHKGAARRGTRVSPRQACTHFLPRRIPK from the exons ATgagagtcctgctgctgctgctgctgatgaaggCTGGAGCAGAGAGGCTCTGGAGGTTCCATCTGAGGCACAGCCTGAGGGCCCcag ctcctcctcctggttCCGCTTCGGGgctcacacagctgctgctctaCTGTCGGGTCGGAATCGGCTTCCACCTCCAGATCCTGCCAGATGGCTCGGTGGCGGGGGTCCACAGGCCTGACCAGTACT GTCACCTGAAGGTCTCCTCGGTGTCCCGCGGGACTGTGGGGATTCGTGGCGAGGCGAGCGGACTGTTTCTGTGtctgaacaaagagggcggagcCTACGGATCC GTGACGTTTACAGACGACTGCCAGCTGAGGGAGAACCTGGAGGAGAACCTCTACACCACCTACGCCTCTCACCCAGGCGTGTACTTGGCTCTGTCCCACAAGGGGGCGGCGAGGAGGGGCACGCGAGTGAGTCCCAGACAGGCCTGCACGCACTTCCTGCCGCGCAGAATTCCAAAGTGA